Proteins encoded within one genomic window of Haloplanus vescus:
- a CDS encoding cold-shock protein, whose product MATGTVDFFNDTGGYGFIETEDADDDVFFHMEDVGGPDLEEGQELEFEIEDSPKGPRATNVVRL is encoded by the coding sequence ATGGCAACTGGTACGGTTGATTTCTTCAACGACACTGGCGGTTACGGCTTTATCGAAACTGAGGACGCGGACGACGACGTGTTCTTCCACATGGAAGACGTGGGCGGCCCGGACCTCGAAGAAGGACAGGAACTCGAATTCGAAATCGAGGACTCGCCGAAGGGTCCGCGCGCGACGAACGTCGTTCGCCTGTAA